One Candidatus Schekmanbacteria bacterium DNA segment encodes these proteins:
- a CDS encoding TetR/AcrR family transcriptional regulator: MSDREQEILSAAAKIFREKGYHRATIEDVAKEVGMLKGSLYYHIKNKNELLFKIGIAPLEATTKKLREIAGEDISPSQKLKKAVAERLKAFDNFFPEISVFFQEKFEELPESEREILRDGQLEDENLWIKILEEGIEKGEFRKGMDVKIVVKGITGMCHWMYKWYRQDGRLSSEKIAEIFVDFVFNGIANK, from the coding sequence ATGTCAGACAGAGAACAGGAAATATTAAGCGCAGCAGCTAAAATATTCAGGGAAAAAGGATACCACAGGGCAACCATAGAAGATGTTGCAAAAGAAGTTGGTATGCTAAAAGGAAGCCTCTATTATCATATCAAGAATAAGAATGAGCTTCTCTTCAAAATAGGAATTGCACCCCTTGAAGCAACGACAAAAAAGCTGAGGGAAATAGCGGGAGAAGATATTTCTCCTTCTCAAAAACTAAAAAAAGCGGTTGCAGAGAGGCTAAAGGCTTTTGATAATTTCTTCCCAGAGATATCTGTTTTCTTTCAGGAAAAATTTGAAGAACTTCCTGAAAGTGAAAGAGAAATATTGAGAGACGGACAGCTTGAGGACGAGAATCTCTGGATAAAAATCCTTGAAGAAGGAATAGAAAAAGGGGAATTCAGAAAAGGAATGGATGTAAAAATTGTCGTAAAGGGAATAACAGGAATGTGTCATTGGATGTATAAGTGGTACAGGCAGGACGGCAGGCTTTCAAGCGAGAAGATAGCAGAGATTTTTGTGGATTTCGTATTCAATGGTATTGCTAACAAATAA
- the glgA gene encoding glycogen synthase GlgA, protein MKVALLSSEVVPFAKTGGLADVSGALPGAIKRAGVKEVIVILPAYRHAKKSGQQLTHFGELKFRFAGKDVTAGILRSTIEENIHVYLIDKDEYYDREGLYVSPTGDYPDNAWRFAFFCTASIELLKKIDFKADIIHCNDWQSGLTPLLLKTTYAEDKYFSKTATCITVHNLAYQGNFKREELPPLGIPEECFSDNGMKFYDVQSFLKAGLIYSTVINTVSKKYSEEIQTEEFGCGMQNILKWRTDRLFGILNGVDYNEWSPETDKFIPYKFSISDLTGKQKCKEELQKESGLEKAPDKPLLGVVTRLAVQKGVDVLANIASKILDGGAQIVVLGTGEKEYETRLQEIAAKYPDSASVRIGFDNRLAHLIEAGSDMFLMPSRYEPCGLNQMYSLKYGTIPVVRATGGLDDTIVDFETDKKKGNGFKFAELNEANLLQKIKAACTLYKSSAWQKITKNSMACDFSWDKSAKEYIKLYKKAKTLI, encoded by the coding sequence ATGAAAGTCGCGCTTTTATCGTCTGAAGTTGTTCCATTCGCAAAGACAGGAGGTCTTGCAGATGTAAGTGGTGCTCTGCCAGGTGCAATAAAGAGGGCAGGAGTTAAAGAGGTAATAGTTATTTTACCTGCTTACAGGCACGCAAAAAAGAGCGGGCAGCAGCTTACTCATTTCGGTGAGTTGAAATTTCGTTTTGCAGGAAAGGATGTAACAGCCGGGATACTCAGGAGCACCATTGAAGAAAATATCCACGTTTACCTGATTGATAAAGATGAATATTACGACCGTGAAGGGTTGTATGTAAGTCCGACAGGGGACTATCCGGATAACGCATGGAGATTTGCCTTTTTCTGTACGGCTTCTATTGAATTACTGAAAAAGATAGATTTCAAAGCTGACATAATTCATTGCAACGACTGGCAAAGCGGCCTTACACCATTGCTGCTAAAGACTACTTATGCAGAAGATAAATATTTTTCAAAGACAGCAACGTGTATAACCGTTCACAATCTTGCATACCAGGGAAATTTTAAAAGAGAAGAACTTCCACCTCTCGGAATTCCTGAAGAGTGCTTTTCTGATAATGGGATGAAATTCTACGATGTTCAAAGTTTCCTGAAAGCCGGATTGATTTATTCAACGGTGATTAACACAGTTAGCAAAAAATACAGTGAAGAAATCCAGACGGAAGAATTCGGCTGCGGAATGCAGAATATTTTAAAATGGAGGACTGACAGACTTTTTGGTATTTTAAACGGCGTAGATTACAATGAATGGAGTCCTGAAACGGATAAATTCATACCTTATAAGTTTTCAATTTCAGATCTTACAGGTAAACAAAAATGTAAAGAAGAACTCCAGAAGGAATCCGGACTTGAAAAGGCACCCGACAAACCTCTTCTGGGAGTTGTCACGCGACTTGCGGTTCAAAAAGGCGTGGATGTTCTGGCAAACATAGCTTCCAAGATTCTCGACGGAGGTGCTCAGATTGTTGTTCTTGGAACAGGTGAAAAAGAATACGAAACACGTCTTCAGGAAATTGCAGCAAAATATCCAGACAGTGCTTCAGTTAGAATAGGCTTTGATAACAGACTTGCTCATCTAATTGAAGCCGGTTCGGATATGTTTTTGATGCCATCAAGGTATGAACCATGCGGACTTAATCAGATGTATAGCCTTAAATATGGAACCATACCTGTTGTGCGTGCGACCGGAGGACTTGATGATACTATTGTTGATTTCGAAACTGACAAGAAAAAAGGTAATGGTTTTAAATTTGCAGAACTCAATGAAGCAAATCTTTTGCAAAAAATAAAAGCAGCCTGCACTTTATACAAATCTTCAGCCTGGCAGAAAATTACCAAGAACAGCATGGCCTGCGATTTTTCATGGGATAAGTCAGCCAAAGAGTATATTAAGCTTTATAAAAAAGCAAAAACGCTGATCTGA
- the murJ gene encoding murein biosynthesis integral membrane protein MurJ, with amino-acid sequence MNASKKAAGAILFISLLTFLSRILGFGREIVLAKYFGLSDMRGAFTVAFKIPNLIRTLLTDTAISAAFLPVFTDLVVQNRKDEAYHVSSSIINISVIILTTIVVVCSLFMPYVVTLCAPGFTDDPILFKETSSLSVIIFPTLILFAVSGVLVGMLNSYSHFTAPSVGPLLWNIIIIIVVMSFWKEIGIESAAWGILIGTFAQFVILIKPLKDLGVKYYFTIDFKNPSVRRVFKLILPVTLSLGIINFNVFVDTMFASFLGPRSVAAIDSAFRIFHMPMGIFAVAIGTVLFPVLSKFSSEKENTKFSNTLETGIGQIFYLTVPCACIFFVLANPVVGLVFERGNFTSDDTVFVAKALIFFSIGLPFSSANTLLNRGFYSLKNNWTPLYVGVINIFLNALLDWILMQKYGHAGICFSTSLVSTFNFLALLLLIKKKTSINIKNILFSFSKIFSLSMFVTLTAYVMFNWLNGMISGKINNALLLLTIIFFSSALYIIITSVLKIRESEIAVELFNKVRRKTSKNGNI; translated from the coding sequence ATGAACGCAAGTAAAAAAGCAGCAGGGGCAATTCTTTTTATTTCATTACTTACATTTCTCTCGCGCATATTGGGATTCGGCAGAGAAATAGTACTTGCAAAGTACTTTGGCCTCAGTGATATGCGTGGCGCTTTTACTGTTGCTTTTAAGATACCAAACCTTATAAGAACCCTTTTAACAGATACTGCCATAAGTGCAGCCTTTCTGCCTGTTTTTACTGATCTCGTGGTTCAAAACAGAAAAGATGAAGCTTACCATGTTTCTTCCTCTATAATAAATATCTCGGTAATCATATTGACAACCATAGTTGTTGTTTGTTCATTATTTATGCCATATGTCGTAACGCTGTGTGCTCCAGGATTTACAGACGATCCGATTCTATTTAAAGAAACATCCAGCCTCTCGGTTATAATTTTTCCTACTTTAATCCTCTTTGCGGTAAGCGGAGTTCTTGTAGGTATGCTTAATTCTTATAGCCATTTTACTGCACCTTCTGTGGGACCACTCCTCTGGAACATAATTATTATAATTGTTGTAATGTCTTTCTGGAAAGAAATCGGAATAGAATCAGCTGCGTGGGGAATTCTTATAGGAACTTTTGCGCAGTTTGTAATATTAATAAAACCATTAAAAGATCTCGGGGTTAAATATTACTTTACAATTGATTTTAAGAACCCTTCTGTCAGAAGAGTATTTAAACTTATTCTTCCTGTAACGCTAAGTCTTGGAATAATAAATTTTAATGTTTTTGTTGATACAATGTTCGCCTCTTTTCTTGGACCGAGGAGTGTCGCTGCAATAGATTCTGCGTTCAGGATATTTCATATGCCTATGGGAATTTTTGCAGTGGCGATAGGTACTGTTCTATTTCCTGTGCTTTCAAAGTTTTCATCAGAAAAGGAAAATACTAAATTCAGCAATACACTTGAAACAGGTATTGGGCAAATATTTTACTTGACCGTACCATGTGCCTGTATCTTCTTTGTTCTAGCAAATCCTGTGGTTGGGCTTGTGTTTGAAAGAGGGAATTTTACATCGGATGATACTGTATTTGTGGCAAAAGCCTTGATCTTCTTTTCTATAGGTCTCCCTTTTTCAAGCGCAAATACACTTCTAAACCGGGGCTTTTACAGTCTTAAAAATAATTGGACTCCACTTTATGTTGGAGTGATAAATATTTTTTTAAATGCATTGCTTGATTGGATTTTAATGCAAAAATATGGTCATGCCGGAATTTGTTTCTCAACATCTCTTGTTTCAACATTCAATTTTTTAGCATTGTTACTGTTAATAAAGAAGAAAACCAGTATAAACATTAAAAATATTTTATTCTCATTTAGTAAAATATTTAGTCTTTCAATGTTTGTAACTTTAACAGCCTATGTAATGTTTAATTGGTTAAATGGCATGATCAGTGGAAAAATAAATAATGCACTGCTTCTTCTGACAATAATATTCTTTTCATCTGCTCTATATATAATTATAACTTCTGTCTTAAAAATAAGAGAATCAGAAATTGCAGTAGAACTTTTCAATAAAGTTCGAAGGAAAACTTCAAAAAATGGCAATATATAA
- the dnaN gene encoding DNA polymerase III subunit beta — protein sequence MKIIVKKSDILVGLSRVQNIASKTTTMPILANVLFHADNNMLSIFGTDLSIGIKGEYPCDVVKGGKIALPSKRLYDIIRELPDFPVTIELLDNYWVNVLCGNISFRVSGINPDEFPKVPETKEEAHVVLDGNLLLKLLRKTIHAISVDDSRINISGMLWNLSENGLELVSTDGHRLSKVTTSIKSGDTRFKVTVPRKGIQEIKKILEESDGDVSLGVSKNYIVLKKDGLIIVIRLIDSEFPDYKRIISDKNEYSIMVNKEALKQGVKRVSLMSNERTKAIKLSASKNKIELNSSDPEVGEAKEVIDSGYDGEPVVIGFNSRYLADGIDVIDGDSICIEFNDPLSPCILKGPGDAEFLGVIMPMRV from the coding sequence ATGAAGATAATAGTTAAAAAGTCTGACATCCTTGTCGGATTATCAAGAGTTCAAAATATAGCTTCAAAGACAACAACAATGCCGATTTTGGCAAATGTATTATTTCACGCTGATAATAATATGTTGAGTATATTTGGTACTGACCTTTCCATTGGTATCAAAGGGGAGTATCCATGCGATGTAGTTAAAGGCGGAAAGATAGCACTTCCTTCAAAAAGACTTTATGACATTATTAGAGAACTTCCTGATTTTCCGGTTACTATAGAGCTTCTTGATAACTATTGGGTTAATGTGTTGTGTGGAAATATTAGCTTTAGAGTTTCAGGGATAAATCCTGATGAATTTCCGAAGGTCCCTGAAACCAAAGAGGAAGCACATGTAGTTTTAGACGGTAATTTGTTGCTGAAGCTATTAAGGAAAACAATTCACGCAATTTCGGTTGATGACAGCAGAATAAATATTTCTGGAATGCTTTGGAATCTATCAGAAAATGGGCTTGAACTAGTGTCAACTGATGGTCACAGACTTAGTAAAGTCACAACATCCATAAAATCCGGTGATACACGATTTAAGGTAACAGTTCCAAGAAAGGGTATACAGGAGATAAAGAAGATACTTGAAGAAAGTGACGGAGATGTATCTTTAGGAGTAAGTAAAAATTATATAGTTTTAAAGAAAGATGGTCTCATAATAGTGATCAGGCTTATAGATAGCGAGTTTCCTGATTACAAGAGGATAATAAGCGATAAAAATGAGTATAGTATCATGGTAAATAAAGAAGCTCTAAAGCAGGGTGTAAAAAGAGTAAGCCTTATGAGTAATGAGAGGACAAAAGCAATAAAGCTTTCTGCATCAAAAAATAAAATTGAATTAAATTCAAGTGACCCTGAGGTTGGTGAAGCAAAAGAAGTAATAGATTCAGGATATGACGGAGAACCGGTTGTAATAGGATTTAACTCCCGCTACCTTGCTGATGGAATAGATGTTATTGACGGTGATTCAATTTGTATAGAATTTAATGATCCGCTTAGCCCCTGTATACTCAAGGGACCTGGAGATGCTGAGTTTCTTGGTGTAATAATGCCAATGAGAGTATAA
- a CDS encoding DNA replication/repair protein RecF codes for MWVDSLSVSNFRNISEIDLPIGKKSLLVIGENSQGKTSLIEAIYFISFLKSFRSSHREDVITIGKNSMFIMTGIGKKNDIFKYNLLFEKGKRIAVKGEGETVKNQEMFSIIKVVMFYPGFTDIVSGLPEKRRSFIDSVISKCEPAYLPVLRKYRQSLHERNIILNQRDKSSFNELCEIWEDRLVKYGSVITEKRMNYIEKIGEHLSDKYSKIFGKDTDINVKYHGLCGTEGKKQREEIQEIFKKELLNRRKSDTSYGFTSYGPHRDEISFMTRDKDLRYFASRGEQRALVFSLLEIEIDLIKEHTGEYPVFLVDDIFSEFDHKREKNFLLSTAGKEVQIIATATSLSDENKNLFKGSIVQITGGRCTFM; via the coding sequence TTGTGGGTAGATAGTTTAAGTGTTAGTAATTTTAGAAATATAAGTGAAATAGATCTTCCTATAGGAAAAAAGAGTTTACTTGTAATAGGAGAAAACTCTCAGGGGAAGACATCTTTAATTGAAGCTATCTACTTCATATCCTTTCTAAAATCTTTTAGATCATCACACCGCGAAGATGTAATTACTATCGGGAAAAACTCAATGTTTATCATGACGGGAATTGGCAAGAAAAATGATATATTCAAATACAATCTCCTTTTTGAAAAAGGGAAAAGAATTGCTGTTAAGGGAGAAGGGGAAACAGTAAAAAATCAGGAGATGTTTTCAATTATAAAGGTTGTAATGTTCTATCCTGGGTTCACTGATATAGTTTCAGGATTGCCGGAAAAACGCAGGTCTTTCATTGATTCAGTAATATCAAAATGTGAGCCGGCATATTTGCCTGTCTTGAGAAAGTACCGGCAGTCGCTCCACGAGAGAAACATAATACTTAACCAGCGGGATAAATCTTCTTTCAACGAACTTTGTGAAATCTGGGAAGATAGACTTGTAAAATATGGTTCTGTGATAACAGAAAAACGTATGAATTACATAGAAAAAATCGGTGAACATCTGTCTGATAAGTATTCTAAAATATTTGGAAAAGACACAGATATAAATGTGAAATACCACGGATTATGCGGCACGGAGGGGAAAAAACAAAGGGAAGAAATACAGGAGATTTTTAAGAAAGAGCTTTTAAACAGAAGGAAAAGCGATACTTCTTATGGATTCACAAGCTACGGCCCTCATAGGGACGAGATATCATTTATGACCAGAGATAAAGATCTTCGATACTTTGCTTCAAGAGGAGAGCAGAGAGCTCTGGTATTTTCACTTTTAGAGATAGAGATAGATCTTATTAAAGAACATACCGGCGAATATCCGGTTTTCCTTGTTGATGATATTTTTTCAGAGTTTGATCACAAAAGAGAGAAAAACTTTCTGTTGTCAACTGCAGGAAAGGAAGTGCAAATAATAGCAACAGCAACATCCCTTTCTGATGAAAATAAAAATCTTTTTAAAGGATCAATAGTTCAAATTACTGGTGGAAGATGTACATTCATGTAG
- the gyrB gene encoding DNA topoisomerase (ATP-hydrolyzing) subunit B, giving the protein MAEKEYTGESIKILEGLDPVRKRPAMYIGNTGEGGLHHLVYEVVDNSIDEAMAGYCNKISVIINVNGSVTVKDNGRGIPTEIHQEAGVSAAEVVMTRLHAGGKFDRDSYKVSGGLHGVGISVVNALSEWLEMETRYKGMIYKQKYMRGEPVAPLQNIGKTKESGTTVTFKPDTEIFRETTEYSFDTISHRLRELAFLNRGIEIEIRDERNDKEHKFVYKGGIVSFIESINKNKNAIHNPIYFEKKEKDFEIEVVMQYNDGYNETIYTYANNINTIEGGTHLIGFKSALTKSINRYAGQNNLLKDLKSGLQGEDAREGLSCVISVKVAEPQFEGQTKTKLGNSEIKGYVESIVNDNLNLFFEENPSVAKKIILKAVNAAQAREAARKARELTRRKGALDESSLPGKLADCQERDPAMSEIFIVEGDSAGGSAKQGRDRRCQAILPLKGKILNVEKARFDKMLSSEEIKTLIAALGTGIGPDDFSAEKARYHKIIIMTDADVDGAHIRTLLMTFFFRQMYQLLEKGFIYIAQPPLYSIKRGNEILQYMKDDKEMNDFLLSKGCEKIKVLSSSDNQQITTKKLVAALKDVKDFYFLLDKLSKKGTEPILLKKLLNVFADEEVDFSDHKSVSGLAEKVKKVVTKSKAENEMFSFDYNIDWNEAKGTYFIFFTIARAGRKYELVVDREFSELVEIKELVALYKKASMFETEEIKIQDNGNTVKMRDGRELLKYILDIGKKGFNISRYKGLGEMNPQQLWETTMNPETRRLLQVRVDDQVEADEVFTILMGDQVEERKNFIQVYAKQVKNLDI; this is encoded by the coding sequence ATGGCTGAAAAAGAATACACTGGTGAAAGTATAAAAATATTAGAGGGTCTTGATCCGGTAAGGAAAAGGCCTGCCATGTACATCGGAAATACCGGAGAAGGAGGGCTCCATCACTTAGTCTATGAAGTTGTTGATAATAGCATTGATGAAGCTATGGCAGGGTATTGCAATAAGATATCTGTTATCATAAACGTTAATGGAAGCGTGACAGTAAAAGATAACGGACGCGGTATACCAACCGAAATTCATCAGGAAGCAGGCGTCTCTGCAGCAGAGGTTGTTATGACAAGGCTTCATGCAGGAGGGAAATTCGACAGGGATAGTTACAAAGTTTCTGGGGGGCTTCATGGTGTGGGTATTTCAGTAGTAAATGCCCTCTCTGAATGGCTGGAAATGGAAACGCGTTATAAGGGAATGATATACAAACAGAAATATATGCGAGGCGAACCAGTTGCACCGCTTCAGAACATAGGAAAAACAAAGGAAAGCGGCACTACCGTTACCTTTAAACCTGATACAGAAATATTCAGGGAAACGACAGAATACAGCTTTGATACTATTTCTCACCGCTTAAGGGAACTGGCATTTTTAAACCGCGGCATAGAGATAGAAATCAGGGATGAGCGTAATGACAAAGAACATAAATTTGTTTACAAGGGTGGTATTGTTTCTTTCATTGAGAGTATCAACAAGAATAAGAACGCTATTCATAATCCGATATATTTTGAAAAAAAAGAGAAAGACTTCGAGATCGAAGTTGTCATGCAATACAATGATGGATACAACGAAACCATATATACGTATGCGAACAACATAAATACCATCGAAGGAGGCACGCATCTTATAGGTTTTAAAAGTGCTTTAACAAAATCAATAAATAGATATGCCGGTCAAAACAACCTCCTCAAGGATTTAAAATCAGGGTTACAAGGTGAAGATGCGAGAGAAGGACTTTCCTGTGTTATCAGCGTTAAAGTTGCAGAGCCGCAGTTTGAAGGACAGACAAAAACAAAGCTCGGAAACAGTGAAATAAAGGGATATGTGGAATCAATAGTAAATGACAACCTTAATTTGTTTTTCGAGGAAAATCCTTCAGTCGCAAAAAAAATAATATTAAAAGCTGTGAATGCTGCACAAGCAAGGGAAGCGGCAAGAAAAGCGCGGGAACTCACGAGGAGAAAGGGGGCTCTTGATGAATCATCTTTGCCGGGAAAACTTGCAGACTGCCAGGAGAGAGATCCTGCCATGTCTGAGATATTTATTGTCGAGGGAGACTCTGCGGGAGGTTCTGCAAAACAAGGTCGCGACAGGAGATGCCAGGCCATCCTGCCACTGAAGGGAAAAATACTTAATGTTGAAAAGGCACGTTTTGACAAAATGCTAAGCAGTGAAGAAATAAAAACGCTTATTGCAGCTTTGGGTACAGGGATAGGGCCTGATGATTTTTCAGCGGAAAAAGCACGCTATCACAAAATTATAATAATGACTGATGCAGATGTTGACGGAGCCCATATAAGGACATTGCTTATGACATTTTTCTTCAGACAGATGTACCAGCTGCTGGAGAAAGGGTTCATATATATTGCACAACCGCCTCTTTACAGCATTAAGAGAGGCAATGAAATACTTCAATATATGAAAGACGATAAAGAGATGAATGATTTCCTTCTTTCAAAGGGATGCGAAAAAATAAAAGTATTGTCGAGCAGCGATAATCAGCAGATTACCACTAAAAAACTTGTTGCAGCCCTTAAGGATGTAAAGGATTTCTATTTTCTTCTTGATAAACTTTCAAAAAAAGGAACAGAGCCAATCCTGTTAAAAAAACTGCTCAATGTCTTTGCAGATGAGGAAGTAGATTTTTCTGACCATAAATCAGTATCAGGTCTGGCAGAAAAGGTAAAAAAGGTCGTTACAAAGAGTAAGGCTGAAAACGAAATGTTTTCATTTGATTACAATATAGACTGGAATGAAGCCAAGGGAACATATTTTATATTTTTTACAATTGCCAGAGCCGGCAGGAAATATGAACTTGTCGTTGACAGGGAATTTTCGGAATTAGTCGAAATCAAGGAACTTGTGGCTCTTTACAAGAAAGCCTCAATGTTTGAAACTGAAGAAATTAAGATTCAGGACAATGGGAATACTGTAAAGATGCGGGATGGAAGAGAGCTGTTAAAATACATCCTCGATATAGGGAAAAAGGGATTTAATATTTCAAGATATAAGGGTCTTGGAGAAATGAATCCCCAGCAACTCTGGGAGACTACCATGAATCCTGAAACGAGGAGACTTTTGCAGGTAAGAGTTGATGATCAGGTAGAAGCAGATGAAGTTTTTACAATCCTCATGGGGGACCAGGTGGAGGAGCGTAAAAATTTTATACAGGTCTATGCAAAGCAGGTAAAAAATCTTGATATCTGA
- a CDS encoding nucleoside deaminase: protein MSEAINEALSAYKEGEVPIGAVAVKNGVLIEKEHNRVEQLNDCTAHAEMLLLRKLFKKTGDWRLQGISLYVTLEPCAMCAGAVQLARIDSLIFGTDNKKKGAVNSLFKVLDDARLNHKVKIIKGVKETENRNLLKRFFKERRDENY, encoded by the coding sequence ATGTCAGAAGCAATAAATGAGGCTTTATCTGCATATAAGGAAGGAGAAGTACCGATAGGAGCCGTCGCTGTAAAAAATGGGGTGCTTATTGAAAAAGAGCATAATCGCGTTGAACAGCTTAATGATTGCACGGCTCACGCTGAGATGTTGCTGCTTAGAAAACTTTTTAAGAAAACAGGAGATTGGCGCCTGCAAGGCATATCGTTATATGTAACGCTTGAGCCATGTGCTATGTGTGCAGGGGCAGTACAACTTGCAAGAATCGACTCGCTGATTTTTGGTACTGATAATAAAAAAAAGGGGGCTGTAAACTCTCTTTTTAAAGTATTGGACGATGCAAGGCTTAATCACAAGGTAAAGATTATTAAAGGCGTAAAAGAAACAGAAAACAGAAATTTATTAAAAAGATTTTTTAAAGAGAGAAGAGATGAAAATTATTAA
- the proC gene encoding pyrroline-5-carboxylate reductase yields the protein MGLLKNKKISFIGAGNMAEALVGGLLKKGTVASDHIILSDPSMNRLEHFKSKFTVLTSASNASCVSKGDIIILAVKPQVMANVLKELKGKIKERHLVISIAAGVTTSFIKNQIGNNIKIIRVMPNTPALVGKGISAISGNISVSDEDMSLAEEVMKSVGKTVILDEHFLDAVTGLSGSGPAYVFLIIEALIEGGVASGLPRNIARELVLETILGSITLLGETGKHPGELKEMVTSPGGTTVAGLKVLEAKGVRSALIEAVEAAAKRSKELSGK from the coding sequence ATGGGACTCCTTAAAAATAAAAAAATTTCTTTTATTGGTGCCGGCAACATGGCTGAAGCCCTTGTGGGCGGGCTCCTGAAAAAAGGGACTGTTGCATCAGATCACATTATTCTCAGCGATCCTTCGATGAACAGGCTGGAGCATTTTAAGTCTAAATTTACAGTATTAACATCAGCCTCAAACGCATCATGTGTTTCAAAGGGGGACATAATAATTCTTGCTGTCAAGCCGCAGGTCATGGCAAATGTGTTAAAGGAGCTGAAAGGAAAGATAAAAGAAAGGCATCTTGTAATATCTATCGCTGCAGGAGTCACCACATCATTCATAAAAAACCAGATTGGAAACAATATAAAAATAATCAGAGTGATGCCTAACACGCCTGCTCTTGTCGGCAAAGGAATCTCTGCAATTTCAGGAAACATCTCCGTTTCAGATGAAGATATGTCGCTCGCAGAAGAGGTTATGAAGTCTGTAGGAAAAACCGTTATTCTCGATGAACACTTTCTCGATGCAGTAACAGGACTTTCAGGAAGCGGACCTGCTTATGTTTTCCTGATTATTGAAGCCTTAATAGAAGGCGGGGTTGCTTCAGGGCTTCCAAGAAATATTGCGCGTGAACTTGTTTTGGAAACGATCCTAGGATCAATCACTCTTCTTGGTGAAACAGGAAAACATCCCGGAGAGCTCAAAGAGATGGTCACATCTCCCGGCGGAACTACCGTTGCAGGCCTTAAAGTATTAGAGGCGAAAGGTGTCAGGTCTGCCCTTATAGAGGCGGTTGAAGCCGCTGCTAAAAGATCCAAAGAACTATCCGGAAAATAG
- a CDS encoding RecX family transcriptional regulator: MVRQIKITDERQLFNYACRYLERYPSSVLKLKSKLKQKCDDISIIDSVLQRLQSLNYLNDLELAESLARALIRRGYGRNRIIMKLKEKKLNASSIAEKFLSNKDAREKERSALISLIEKKTERLNLKTASGKKKIVDFLIRRGFDPATVYEVLREKGII; encoded by the coding sequence ATGGTCAGACAAATTAAAATAACCGATGAACGGCAACTTTTCAATTATGCCTGCCGGTATTTGGAAAGATATCCATCATCAGTTTTAAAGCTCAAATCAAAACTTAAACAGAAATGCGATGACATCTCTATTATAGATTCAGTGCTTCAAAGGCTTCAATCCTTAAACTATCTTAATGACCTGGAGCTTGCCGAGTCACTTGCAAGAGCTCTCATAAGACGGGGCTATGGACGGAACAGAATTATAATGAAGCTGAAAGAAAAAAAACTTAATGCCTCATCTATTGCTGAAAAATTTCTATCAAATAAAGACGCACGCGAAAAAGAAAGATCTGCATTAATCTCATTAATAGAAAAAAAAACGGAAAGACTTAATCTTAAGACAGCATCCGGCAAAAAAAAGATTGTTGATTTTCTCATAAGGAGAGGTTTTGACCCGGCCACTGTTTACGAAGTTTTAAGAGAAAAGGGCATCATCTGA